From a single Planctellipticum variicoloris genomic region:
- the acpS gene encoding holo-ACP synthase, with protein MIVGIGTDIVEIVRIGRMIERHDEHFLRRVFTAEEIRYCRDRREYLQHFAGHWAAKQAGMRALGAGFVRGISWQDLEVNRELPSRPSLRLVGGLRDHAERLGVDEVLLAISHCRAYATATAIAVRRD; from the coding sequence ATGATTGTCGGAATCGGGACCGACATTGTCGAAATCGTGCGGATCGGGCGCATGATCGAGCGCCACGACGAGCATTTTCTCCGGCGCGTCTTCACGGCGGAGGAGATCCGCTACTGCCGGGACCGGCGGGAATACCTGCAGCACTTTGCCGGTCATTGGGCCGCCAAGCAGGCGGGGATGCGGGCGCTGGGAGCCGGCTTCGTCCGGGGGATTTCCTGGCAGGACCTCGAAGTGAACCGCGAGCTGCCGAGTCGCCCGAGCCTGCGACTCGTCGGCGGATTAAGGGATCACGCCGAGCGACTGGGGGTCGATGAAGTCCTGCTGGCGATCTCGCATTGCCGGGCCTATGCAACGGCGACGGCGATCGCAGTCCGTCGGGACTGA
- the trpS gene encoding tryptophan--tRNA ligase has product MRVLSGIQPTGRFHWGNYFGAIRQYVSLQTNEQAFYFIADLHALTTVRDRKVLEQNILDAALDLLALGLDPAQATLFRQSDVPEITELTWLLMTVTPHSLLEKCHAYKDKVAKGLPADAGLFTYPVLMAADILLYDSDVVPVGVDQVQHVEVTRDIALRFNHAYGGEFLHLPEARVLESAAKVPGTDGEKMSKSYGNTIEIFEPAKALRKKIMSIKTDSTPLEAPKNPETCPVFTLYKLFSDEPQQNALADRYRAGGMGYGEAKQALYDAAMTYFGEARQRRERLAADPEGLQQILRAGAETARRKGQEVLQRVRDACGLGQRLTAT; this is encoded by the coding sequence ATGCGCGTCCTTTCCGGAATCCAGCCCACCGGCCGCTTTCATTGGGGCAACTACTTTGGCGCCATCCGCCAGTACGTCTCCCTGCAGACGAACGAGCAGGCCTTCTATTTCATCGCCGACCTGCACGCGCTGACGACGGTCCGCGACCGCAAGGTGCTGGAGCAGAATATTCTGGACGCCGCACTCGATCTGCTGGCGCTCGGGCTCGATCCCGCGCAGGCCACCCTGTTTCGACAGTCGGATGTTCCCGAGATCACCGAGCTTACCTGGTTGCTGATGACTGTGACGCCGCACAGCCTGCTCGAGAAGTGCCATGCCTACAAAGATAAGGTGGCGAAGGGGCTTCCCGCCGATGCCGGGTTGTTTACCTATCCGGTGCTGATGGCCGCCGACATCCTGCTGTACGACAGCGATGTCGTTCCGGTCGGCGTCGATCAGGTGCAGCACGTCGAGGTGACCCGGGATATCGCTCTGCGGTTCAATCACGCGTACGGCGGAGAGTTTCTGCATCTCCCCGAGGCGCGCGTGCTGGAGTCCGCGGCGAAGGTGCCGGGAACGGACGGCGAGAAAATGTCCAAGAGTTACGGCAATACGATCGAGATCTTCGAACCGGCCAAGGCTCTCCGAAAGAAGATCATGTCGATCAAAACGGATTCCACGCCGCTGGAAGCTCCGAAGAACCCCGAGACCTGTCCCGTTTTTACGCTGTATAAACTGTTCTCCGATGAACCGCAGCAGAATGCTCTGGCCGATCGCTACCGGGCGGGCGGAATGGGCTATGGCGAGGCCAAGCAGGCGTTGTACGATGCGGCGATGACTTATTTCGGGGAGGCCCGGCAGCGCCGCGAACGCCTGGCGGCGGATCCCGAAGGGCTGCAGCAGATTCTGCGAGCCGGGGCCGAAACAGCCCGCCGCAAGGGGCAGGAAGTCCTGCAGCGAGTTCGAGATGCGTGCGGTCTGGGTCAGCGACTGACTGCGACCTGA
- a CDS encoding dihydroorotate dehydrogenase, translating into MPRLDVSLNRLHLANPILVASGTFGYAREMQAYVDYSRLGGIIPKTVTPLPRGGNPPPRTVETTAGLLNSIGLDNDGLEAFIAKHLDPLRQLGTSLIVNIAGKSTAEFVAMAQRLDAFDGIAALELNISCPNVSGGVDYGTNPKLTAEVVREVRGHSRLPIIAKLTPNVTSVPEIAIAASEAGADALALINTFQGMAVDWKRRKPILGNGIGGLSGPAIKPLALRIVWQVSQAVKTPLIGIGGIQSIDDVLEFLVCGATAVQVGTANFYDPGLANRLVDELSTALESQGLESVGDLVGTLQYPRPVVAAASCATPAASPAGR; encoded by the coding sequence GTGCCGCGCCTTGATGTTTCGCTGAACCGCCTGCACCTGGCCAACCCGATCCTGGTCGCGTCGGGAACATTCGGGTACGCCCGCGAGATGCAGGCGTACGTCGATTATTCCCGCCTCGGCGGCATCATCCCAAAGACGGTGACTCCTCTCCCGCGCGGCGGAAATCCGCCCCCCCGGACTGTCGAGACAACCGCCGGGCTGCTCAACTCCATTGGCCTCGACAACGACGGCCTGGAAGCTTTCATCGCCAAGCACCTCGATCCGTTACGGCAGCTTGGAACCTCGCTGATCGTGAATATCGCGGGGAAGAGCACCGCGGAGTTCGTCGCGATGGCGCAGCGGCTGGATGCCTTCGACGGCATCGCCGCCCTGGAACTCAACATCTCCTGCCCGAACGTCAGCGGCGGAGTGGACTACGGAACTAATCCGAAGCTGACGGCCGAAGTCGTTCGGGAAGTCCGCGGCCACAGCCGACTCCCGATCATCGCCAAGCTCACTCCCAATGTCACCAGCGTGCCGGAGATTGCAATCGCCGCCAGCGAAGCCGGGGCCGACGCGCTGGCTCTCATCAATACTTTCCAGGGCATGGCGGTCGACTGGAAACGTCGCAAACCGATTCTGGGAAATGGGATCGGCGGTCTGAGCGGGCCGGCGATTAAGCCGCTGGCGCTCCGGATCGTCTGGCAGGTTTCCCAGGCGGTGAAGACGCCGCTGATCGGGATCGGCGGCATCCAGTCCATCGACGATGTCCTGGAGTTCCTCGTCTGCGGAGCGACCGCCGTGCAGGTCGGCACCGCCAACTTCTATGATCCTGGCCTGGCGAACCGGCTGGTCGACGAACTTTCCACGGCGCTGGAGAGTCAGGGATTGGAGAGCGTTGGCGATCTGGTCGGAACATTGCAGTATCCGCGTCCCGTCGTCGCGGCGGCGAGTTGTGCGACGCCAGCCGCGTCTCCCGCCGGCCGCTGA
- a CDS encoding HU family DNA-binding protein produces MTKKEIVKEISEEIGLTQLKTKEIVQKTFDAIVKTLVEDGRIELRNFGVFEVKKRAARKARNPRTGDKVFVPEKFVVTFKPGKEMEEKVRQLEEAAARAALGQHLQEQAVPDPSPPPLTPAETHGSTDGVMNGMAPPVETQVAGAPIT; encoded by the coding sequence GTGACCAAGAAAGAGATCGTCAAAGAGATTTCCGAAGAGATTGGTCTGACACAGCTCAAGACCAAGGAGATCGTGCAAAAGACTTTCGACGCCATCGTGAAAACGCTGGTCGAGGATGGTCGCATCGAGCTCCGTAACTTCGGGGTCTTTGAAGTGAAAAAGCGGGCCGCCCGCAAGGCGCGGAATCCCCGCACGGGCGACAAAGTCTTTGTGCCCGAGAAGTTTGTGGTGACGTTCAAACCAGGGAAGGAGATGGAGGAAAAGGTCCGCCAGCTTGAAGAAGCTGCGGCCCGCGCCGCTCTGGGACAGCACCTGCAGGAGCAGGCGGTCCCGGATCCGTCGCCCCCGCCTCTAACGCCAGCGGAAACACACGGATCGACGGACGGGGTGATGAACGGCATGGCGCCGCCTGTGGAGACGCAGGTCGCCGGGGCGCCAATCACTTAG
- a CDS encoding YkgJ family cysteine cluster protein: MTETSPDKLPWYAPGLAFGCTQCGNCCTGEPGVVWVSDEEIQRIAEYRGCSLGEMQLFHTRIVGGRWSLREYANGDCTFFDGATRGCTIYPVRPTQCQTWPFWDCNLESPETWAQVQARCPGAGKGDFVPLDEVRRRAAEVEV; the protein is encoded by the coding sequence ATGACCGAAACCTCACCCGACAAACTGCCGTGGTACGCGCCCGGCTTGGCCTTCGGCTGCACGCAGTGCGGCAACTGCTGCACGGGGGAGCCGGGCGTCGTCTGGGTTTCCGACGAAGAAATCCAGCGCATTGCGGAGTACCGCGGCTGCAGTCTGGGCGAGATGCAGCTCTTCCATACGCGGATCGTGGGGGGGCGCTGGTCGTTGCGGGAGTATGCCAACGGGGACTGCACATTCTTCGACGGGGCGACGCGCGGTTGCACGATCTATCCGGTCCGCCCCACCCAATGCCAGACCTGGCCCTTCTGGGACTGCAATCTGGAGAGCCCGGAGACCTGGGCTCAGGTTCAAGCGCGCTGCCCCGGCGCCGGGAAGGGGGACTTTGTCCCACTGGACGAAGTGCGACGTCGCGCGGCGGAGGTCGAAGTCTGA